In Mesoplodon densirostris isolate mMesDen1 chromosome 2, mMesDen1 primary haplotype, whole genome shotgun sequence, the DNA window AgtcccgcggcggcggcggcggcggcggcggcggcggcggcgagtcCAGGCGCTGCTCACGTCTGGGTCGGGTCCCGGCCGGCCGCGCCTCTTAAAggcccccgcctccgcccccgccccgcctttGGCCCCGCGCCGGGACTCCCCACAGTCCGGAACGATTGGCCCGAGGCCTGAGGCTCCCGGTTCCTTGGCGGACCCAGGAGGCCAAGAAAGGTCGGGAgtcgtttcttttctttttttttttttttttaatgggggcgGGTGGGAGTCCGATTCGGGGCGTCTCCCAGCACCCTCCTGGGGTGGCTGCTGGGAGGAGGCGGCGAGGAGGCTGGGAGAGTCTGGGTCATGCGGAGGGTGTGGGCAGAGGCTCCTCCCGGCACGACACCGTCCCGCCCCAGGTAATTTTCCTACATCTGTGGGGGGCGCACCCCAAGCCGGGTGCTCCCCGCGGGCCGGGAACCGGAGCGGGCCGTggaggcggggccggggcggggctcgGAGGGCTGGGGCGGGGCCGCATCCACCGGCGACCGCAGGCGGAGGCTGGCTCAGCCCTTGCTGCGGAGCGGGATCGCACAGCGGTGGCAGAGGGCAGGTGACCGGCGGGAGTGGGCGCGGGGAgcgccgggggggggggggacgcGGGGTGCGGGGACCGGGCGGGCGGGCTCGGCGGTTCCGGGCCCAGCAGCAGTGCGCCGAGGGAGGCCCGGCGCGGACAAGGCCCAGGCGGCGGGGTTGCGCGGCGCGGCCTCGAGAGGCGGCGCGAGCAGGAACCCGAGCTGGGGTCGCCATCGATGCGCAGGGGTCCAAGTCTAGACTTTAGGAAACATTTGAAAGCCACGAGGAGGGATGGGAAGTCGAAGGCGCGCGGGGACACCCGGGGCTGGAGCCCAGCCACGGGGATGGGGATGGGAGTATAGGAAGGCCCGCTCCCCATCGCCCACCCCTTCTCCAGTCCCAGCCAGGCATGGTCTCGACAAAGTGGCTAGAGCCCTTTGGACCTCGGTCGGAGACAATGATAATTAtccctcaccccccccccccaatatcTCCGCTCCTCCGTTTTGAGGTTGGGAGAGAGAATGCGGAAGGTACCAGACAGGCTGCAGGGCTGCGAATTGTTACTTCCATGCTAAAGACCGTCCGACCTATTGAAAAAAGCTGGCTCTAGATTCAGAGAAGGCTCAGGCTCCTTTCCCCGCTGCTcctgtctgtgtgaccttgggcagatccTGCTACCTCTTCTGCCTCCTTAGCCTCCCTTAGAGGCTATTGTGAGGTGCCAGTTAAAAAAATCAGAGCTCCCCTTTTACTGAGCTTCTGCTGTGTCCCAAGCTCCTTGTACCCCCTCTAGGAGGTAAGTACTGTTcctggccccattttacagaggaggaaactgaggctcagagaggcccaaTGACTTTCCTGAGATAGTCAGTGGCAGTGCTGCGAGGGAACCTCCACCAGGACGGGGTGCTGCGAGTACGGGGTCCCGGGGAGAGGATCAGGTCTGTAGTGTAGCTTTTCAACAACCACAGGAGAGCCATGGCGGTGGGGAACATCAACGAGCTGCCTGAGAACATCCTGTTGGAGTTGTTCACGCACGTGCCCGCCCGCCAGCTGCTGCTGCGTTGCCGCCTGGTCTGCAGCCTCTGGCGAGACCTCATCGACCTCGTGACCCTCTGGAAGCGCAAATGCCTGCGTGAGGGCTTCATTACCGAAGACTGGGACCAGCCCGTGGCCGACTGGAAGGTCTTCTACTTCCTCCGCAGCCTCCACAAGAACCTCCTGCATAACCCGTGCGCCGAAGGTGGGGTGCAGACTGGGTATGACgtgcccccaaacacacacactgtCGTAATACCAGCTAACATTCATTAGGCACTTACTATGAGCCAGCCAGGCACTTTGGGGGGTTTAATTCCTTTCTCACAATAATCCtaagaggtaggtactgttaGGCACCTGTTTTtcagatgggcaaactgaggccaAGAGTGGCATTATTCCACTCTTATTCCACTCTGAAGGTTATTTCCCCAGTGACCTTTCCTAGGAGAGGGAATGTTGGCCAGTTGGAATGAATTGTGCCCAAGACACAAGACCAGGAAGTCAGAGCCATATTTTCTTGGCCTGGCTCCCAGACTCCAGGACTAGGTCTACCAGGACTGCCCAGAAGACAAAGGGGGCTTTGCTTAGGAGAGAATGAGAGATCCAGTCTTCTTCCCAGCACATTCCAACAAAAGGTAAAACAAGACTTCTGCGGTCATCCAGAGCCCCCTCTTTTCCCTTGCTGTGTTGTAAATGATTAAGTAGACACTTTGATGGGATGAGAACCTCAATCTCTATTATGTGGCCAAATTCTGGAGCAAAATGATAGTAAAACAACCCCAAGCTGTCCAGAGCTTTCAGATGCCTGCCTCACTTGACTCCCCAACGGCCATGTTCTTGACCAGCATGTTGACAAACTATGGTCCATAAGCCAAATCTGGCCTAGgagctaagaatagtttttatggttttaaagggttatttaaaaaacaaacaaaaaaaccaagacaCTATGTGATAGAGTCAATGTGTAGCCCACAAAACCTAAAGTATTCTGAccctttatggaaaaagtttgCCAGCCCCTGTTCTTGACCCCAGTTTACAGAGGacaaaaccaaggctcagagagagaaagcagcttgcctaaggtcacagagcccAGTATTGGTAGAGCTGGGACTAGACCCAGATCTGTCTGACCGGCACCAGAGCATTCCATCACAGAAGTAGTCTGGTTGTTCCCATCATCAGGATTCCCAGTAGAAATCAGTTaccatggtgcctggcacacaggcagCACCTAATACAAGGCAGGCACTGTTGATGTGCAGGGTTCCCCAGCACGGGGCTTGAGGGCAGCTGCTGAAATCCAGGGAGAGGTGCCAGGAGCAAGGGGCACTTGGGAGGCGgccactgaggggcttccctttGATACGAACTCTGCTTTCCCACCAGAGGGGTTTGAGTTCTGGAGCCTGGACGTGAACGGAGGCGATGAGTGGAAGGTGGAGGAGCTCTCTGGAGACCAGAGGAAGGAATTCCCCAGTGACCAGGTCAAGAAATACTTCGTGACTTCTTATTAGTAAGATCCAAGGGGtctcggggtggggggaagcccAAGTCACTACACCTTGGGGTCTCTCCTGCTCTGGGAGGGGCAGTCCTAGCCCCCCAGTGCCCTAGTGGCGagctccagcccctcccacccctccacccacccccagcaccTGCCTCAAGTCCCAGGTGGTGGACCTCAAGGCTGAAGGGTATTGGGAGGAGCTGATGGACACCACACGGCCAGACATCGAGGTGAAGGACTGGTGAGTGCTTGGGGCGAGGGTCTGGGGGGGGGCCCTGCCACTCAGGTGCCCCGCCTCCACCCTGCCCCCCCATCTCCAAGGCCCTGAAGGGCCCTTCCTCTGCCTGCAGGTTCGCAGCCAGACCAGACTGCGGGTCCAAGTACCAGCTGTGTGTTCAGCTCCTGTCGTCAGCACATGCGCCTCTGGGGACCTTCCAGCCAGACCCAGCAACCATCCAGCAGAAGAGCGATGCCAAGTGGAGGGAGGTGTGTGAGCTGGGAGGGGGACAGGGGGCACATTGTCCGAGGCTGAGACTGCAGTCAGACAGGCCCAAGTTGCGATCCAGTTCTGCTGCTTCTTACCTGGGCTTTGGCTGCTCTGAGCTCTCAAAGATTATCAGTGAGATGATGCTGGTAAAGCCATGTTCGAAAAGATTGACTATTATTAATTACTAATATCAGTTATTACTATTATCTAGGTTAGGGTTCAGTGAACTTTTTCTTAAAAGGCCAGATACAAATAGTTTAAGCTTTGCAGGTTTTACTGtatcacaactactcagctcaTCAACTCTGTCGTTGTGATGTGAAAGCAGCTTTAGCAAATgggcatgactgtgttccaataaaactttatttacaaaaactggCAGCGGGCCCCTAGaccatagtttgccaactcctgatcCAGACCAGTGCtctccagtagaactttctgcagtgatagAAATGGtctgtctgggacttccctggtctggacttggcgctttcactgccctggtcccaggttcggtccctggtcagagaactaagatcccgcaagcagtGTAgcacagccgaaaaaaaaaaaagagagaaagaaatggtcTGTCTGCCCTGTCCAGTTTGGTAGCCAAGAGCCACATGTGACAATTGAAAACTTAATAAGAGCCAGTTCATAGTACGActaggaactgaatttttaattttatccaactttaattaattttaacttaaatagccacatgtgctCAGTGATGACTGTATTGGACATCCTTTGGCAGCTTGCAAAATTTCCTTCGGTTcatctgagctgcacttaggtaATCCCGTGGAGTGGACCCAGCAGGATtttgctccattttacagatgaggaaactgaggaggcACAGACAGGGGAGGTGGTCTGCCCCAAATCAGAGGACTAGAATTCCATTCTGCTGACTCTGGGCCGAGCACTGAGACCTCAGCCCATCCTGGCCCCCTCACCCCCTCAGGCAGTACCCCGCTCAGGGTCAACTGCCCTAACCGCTCTCCTTCCttccacctgcccccaccccccaggtctCCCACACGTTCTCCAACTATCCACCCGGCGTCCGCTACATCTGGTTTCAGCACGGCGGCGTGGACACTCACTACTGGGCCGGCTGGTACGGCCCGAGGGTCACCAACAGCAGCATCACCATCGGGCCCCCACTGCCATGACGCCCCCGAGCCCCCAGCCACCTAACCCCAACTGATAAACTGCTGTCAGAGATGGACTGGGCTTGGGATGGGGAGGTAGAGGCCAGGCTCTCCCAGACTTCCTCGTTCATCCTTGCCCCCCTCCAGTTGCCTCTTCATGGAGCCTCTTCATTTGTACAGCCTTCATACGTTATGGGTAGCTAGCTCTCCACCCGGGGGTCTCAACCTGAATGAGGGGGCCCCTGAGGTTGGGGGGTGCATGATGTTCCCCCAGGCTCCTCCCCCAGATGCCTCTGAGGGAGGGTCTCCAAGCTCTGCTGGTAACCTAGATCTATGTGTCTGCCTTCCCTTGCTGGGTCATTTCTCACTGTCTTCTTTGAGGGCCCTCAGACCTGGGACAGTCAGGACATCTGGCAAGCCTGTGGCTGCCCTGCATAATATAGTTGCTGGGCGATGATGTAGCTCAGACAGGTCTGGGAGTGGAAGGACGGCGCTGCTGGCCCGTCCTCTGCCCCATTCTCTGCCACTCCCAGGCTTTCTCACTCTGTCTGCCTGCTTAGCGAGGTGGCTTTGgtccagaggctcaggcctggtcTGAGATAGGCaggcccagggtggggtggggtcccGGCCAAGTCTGGACTCTCTTCACTGTCAGTGAAGCCCCAGAAGCCACCTGTGTATTAAGTGAGGGCAGGGCTCTCCAGAAGACCCCCCTGGAATCCTGCACACAGCaacccagggcaggtggggggcagGATTGGGCCCTGAGAGCTGGGATGTGTGAGCCCTGGATGAGTGGGATGGGAGGGGGGTTTCAAGGACCACCTGTCCACCTCCATGCCTAGGCCAGGCACTCTGGCTTGGAGAGCATTCCAAGTGCCCACCCTACCCTTGGAACTGCCATTCCCAGGACCTCCCCACCCTGTCGGACCACGTTCCTGCCTCTCCTTCCTGCTGGAAAGAGAGCAGTTCTCCTATCCCTGCTGCATGTGGCCAAATAAAAGGTGTTCCCAGCCCAACCTGTGCCCTGTGCTTTCTGGGGGAAAAGGTAAACTTCATGGGAGGTCTTGCCCCTTGCCTGTAGAAGCTGAAACTTATATGGCTCTGTCCAAGGTACAGAGAGGGGTTGACATTTCAGGAGCCAGACTTCGAAGAATGCGGGTCCTGGGACAGACCCCTGGACGAGCTGCAGACATCTCGCACCCAGCAGCCCTCCAGTACTGCCAGCTTCCTCTGGAGGCCTGGCCGCAGGCTGGCGGTGGAGGTTGCAGATATCTTGGGCAACTCTTGCCATCCCAGGCACTACTTACTGTTGTTTCTTTCACTGCCCAGAGCTTTACTGATAATAGACAAAGCCAAAGAATTTataatggtgcctggcacacagtaggtgcacaaTAACTACTGTTAAATTGCATTATCTGACTCAACAGTGCGCTAGATTAGGGCCTCAACCAGGGCAAGGACTGTTACGGACCAGGGTTCTTGgtctccttaatcaatagaaattgataagaggccagccAAGAGTTTCAGATAAGGCTTTCCTGAGACCCCTGCTGCAGCAAGAGGGAGTGAAATCAAGCAAGTTTCCCTTGCTGGATCCCTCGCTTACtctgggggagtgggggagctGGTTCCTTgtatggggtgaggggaggggtatgtccaggggccaggcaggaggggtggcttaggtggtcaGCCCACCCCTTTGGGGGTGGTGTGTGCAGCgggcatgtgcagtaccctgcttttgctcccaatgCTCTGTTTTTGGgctcctcagaagtggcagttgggtttttggtgtttttgtatcttgttgtccataatttgccccaactgcacatgcacacagttattcttagtcccttatagtttctttgtagcTTGTCAGCTCAAGGAGATTATCCAGGTGcgagcactgcagcaaagggtccaaggtcccagcctgtctcaggacCACCACCCACTAACTGTATGGCAAGTTAGCAAAACACACTCTTCCTCGGAGAATATGCAGCCCTGAGTTAACAAGCTGGCCTGGATCAGGCACCCTTGGGCAGTGCACACCCTACATGATCCTTTGTGGTTGCCTGAAGTAGGTGCTTGATAATTATTTGTGGAATGAAGAAAGGAATTAATGAACTTAATCCCAGCAAAAACGCAGAGCGGTTTTTACCTCTAAGTAAGTCCTAGGGACAGTACGAACCAGGCTCAAGGCCAGAGTTTGAGCAGTCACCCTCCAGGCGGGggcccacctccctccctgcGTCCAGGGAACCGGAATAGAGGTCTAAGGAGTGGGCCCCAGAGGGGAAGGGCTAGGTCAGAAGGAGGCTCCGGCCTACCGGAGGgaagtggaagcagagagaaattGGGTCCCCACTGCTGAGCCGCCCACCGCCTGGAAGGAAAGACTGAACTTCAGGAAACAGGTCTGGAGCTCCCCTGACGCCGCCCCAACCCTGAGGACACCAGATTTCTTTGCTCGCGCCTGGGGAAGTGGTCCCGGCATGGGGCGGGGCGAAGTCGCTGGAGCAGCAGGCTGCGGCCGCGAGGGAGGCGGCCTGAGCGCGGCGCGTGACGCAGGCGCCGGGCGGGGCGAGAGCTGACGGCGCCGCCGAGGCCGTAGGCTCCAGGCAGACCCCGAGCTCAGGTCGCGCCGAACGCTCCGCCCCGCGCCCAGATCTCGGCCCAGGCAGGGGACGGGTAGGGGGGCGACAGGTGCGGGAGGGGGCTTGGATGTTCGGCGCTGGGGGGGCCGTCGGGATGTTAACCGAGCCCGAAGACGCTGTCTCCGGCCGGCCGGGAAACCGGCAGCCGCGGGAGGGGTGCTGGGGGGAGCCGCttccgggcggggcggggcgcggggcggggccaaTCTCTAGGGTCTGTTAGCTCGGCGCGGAACCCTTAGCTTACAGTCTTGGCCGTCCCGGAGTATCCTCGGCGTCCGAGGCCACTCCGGCTCAGCCTCGCGTGCAGCGCCCCGGCCAGGGGACAGTCTAGGAACTCGGCACCGTCACCCCCGCAGGGCCTGGGACGAGGGCCTAACTTCCCCAAGCCGCAGTTTCCGTTTTCGGAAATGGGCTTAGTTACAGTGTCTTGAGTGGTCGTAGGGAGGGTCTAAGGAGAAAAGGCCAGGGCGTGGCTCTGGGCCTAGTACGTGGGAAGCCCAGTCGATGCGAGGTGGCTTCTTAGGGCTGATGTGGACGTTTCCACCCCAGAATGCCCCAGGATGACCTTCACCCCTTCCACCCTTCTTCATTCAGGCTGTGGGGATGGAGTCTAGTGATAACATGCGACCAGAGCGAAAGACCAGACTTTAGACGATAGGTCGAGGAGGTGTTTGTACCTAAGACGCCTCTAACTTGGAGCCCAGGGACTTTTATTAGGCCTAGACAATGCTTTTAGaagttgccaacatttaaaatttg includes these proteins:
- the FBXO44 gene encoding F-box only protein 44 isoform X2 gives rise to the protein MAVGNINELPENILLELFTHVPARQLLLRCRLVCSLWRDLIDLVTLWKRKCLREGFITEDWDQPVADWKVFYFLRSLHKNLLHNPCAEEGFEFWSLDVNGGDEWKVEELSGDQRKEFPSDQVKKYFVTSYYTCLKSQVVDLKAEGYWEELMDTTRPDIEVKDWFAARPDCGSKYQLCVQLLSSAHAPLGTFQPDPATIQQKSDAKWREVSHTFSNYPPGVRYIWFQHGGVDTHYWAGWYGPRVTNSSITIGPPLP
- the FBXO44 gene encoding F-box only protein 44 isoform X3, giving the protein MAVGNINELPENILLELFTHVPARQLLLRCRLVCSLWRDLIDLVTLWKRKCLREGFITEDWDQPVADWKVFYFLRSLHKNLLHNPCAEEGFEFWSLDVNGGDEWKVEELSGDQRKEFPSDQVRSQTRLRVQVPAVCSAPVVSTCASGDLPARPSNHPAEERCQVEGGLPHVLQLSTRRPLHLVSARRRGHSLLGRLVRPEGHQQQHHHRAPTAMTPPSPQPPNPN
- the FBXO44 gene encoding F-box only protein 44 isoform X1 — its product is MAVGNINELPENILLELFTHVPARQLLLRCRLVCSLWRDLIDLVTLWKRKCLREGFITEDWDQPVADWKVFYFLRSLHKNLLHNPCAEEGFEFWSLDVNGGDEWKVEELSGDQRKEFPSDQVKKYFVTSYYTCLKSQVVDLKAEGYWEELMDTTRPDIEVKDWALPLPAGSQPDQTAGPSTSCVFSSCRQHMRLWGPSSQTQQPSSRRAMPSGGRSPTRSPTIHPASATSGFSTAAWTLTTGPAGTARGSPTAASPSGPHCHDAPEPPAT